Proteins encoded within one genomic window of Mesobacillus subterraneus:
- a CDS encoding DUF2357 domain-containing protein, producing the protein MEPLSSGDNYLEILDVNQGWIHITDAYLTEAAEYKLRYRGDSIDVTIQDVPLPFYRQEHVFYATMLTPFQSGSLRISVNGQEFESYIYPDQRKLTEEQYTLMIEDILEEANICFQLSGLETQVNTYGKSRELSWTQWSYIERNFQQLRQIFSKIESKPIRKLTKQTTTMKREKVQRAEQTTLSWLDRKGHGRDIPTHVETATTYETINLYENQVLKQQVIDLFRLLRNYEEAEIESVSMKAKRYISILRYWMSSPFLTEIVENKGPYNITQTFRKHPVYRLWYEWFDKLYKHKREGIGLSYPIALKDTFFLYEMWCYMYVIKILRESNLIKDTSNLFKTTRDGLFLNLAENKQSSVHLLNGMILYFQRSYQYNSTTFHTYTQRMIPDIVIEGENRIIVFDPKYRVPGNIGTALGEMHKYRDGIIHRESGEKAVKEVYILTPTSDEQADSMRYFDVEIREKFRMGAVKMLPGSQNSELKHLVLTSLDYLTS; encoded by the coding sequence ATGGAGCCACTCAGTTCTGGAGATAACTACCTTGAAATATTGGATGTTAACCAAGGATGGATTCATATTACCGATGCGTATTTAACAGAAGCCGCTGAGTATAAACTCCGTTATAGAGGAGATAGCATCGATGTCACTATCCAGGATGTACCTTTGCCATTTTACAGACAAGAGCATGTTTTCTATGCAACTATGCTTACTCCGTTTCAAAGCGGGAGCTTAAGAATTTCAGTTAATGGCCAGGAGTTTGAGTCTTATATTTACCCTGATCAACGTAAGCTAACTGAAGAACAATATACTTTAATGATTGAAGACATATTGGAGGAAGCGAATATTTGTTTCCAATTATCTGGTTTGGAAACACAGGTTAACACTTACGGGAAGAGTCGAGAGCTATCTTGGACGCAATGGAGTTATATTGAGCGGAACTTTCAGCAGCTACGGCAAATTTTTTCGAAGATAGAAAGCAAGCCAATCAGAAAATTAACGAAACAGACTACTACCATGAAAAGAGAGAAAGTTCAGAGAGCTGAACAGACGACTTTATCTTGGTTGGACAGAAAAGGGCACGGTCGAGATATTCCTACGCATGTTGAAACGGCAACAACATACGAAACGATAAACCTATATGAGAATCAGGTCTTAAAGCAGCAAGTAATAGATTTATTCAGGCTGCTAAGGAACTATGAAGAAGCAGAAATTGAATCTGTATCAATGAAAGCCAAAAGATATATATCGATTCTTCGATACTGGATGAGTAGCCCGTTTTTAACAGAAATTGTCGAGAATAAAGGTCCATACAACATAACCCAGACCTTTAGGAAGCATCCTGTTTATCGATTATGGTATGAATGGTTTGATAAGCTTTATAAGCATAAGAGGGAAGGGATAGGATTGTCTTATCCCATCGCGTTGAAGGACACCTTTTTCTTGTATGAAATGTGGTGTTATATGTATGTTATTAAGATATTGAGAGAGTCCAATTTAATTAAAGACACCAGCAATCTTTTTAAGACAACAAGAGATGGATTGTTCTTAAACTTAGCTGAAAACAAACAGAGTTCTGTACACTTGTTAAACGGCATGATTCTATACTTTCAGCGATCCTATCAATATAATTCAACGACCTTCCATACATATACGCAGAGAATGATTCCGGATATCGTAATAGAAGGTGAGAATCGCATTATTGTGTTCGATCCGAAGTACAGGGTACCTGGTAACATAGGAACCGCATTAGGGGAAATGCACAAATACCGAGATGGAATTATACATCGAGAGTCTGGGGAAAAGGCAGTCAAAGAAGTATACATTTTGACTCCTACATCAGATGAGCAAGCGGATTCGATGAGGTATTTTGATGTTGAGATTCGGGAGAAGTTCAGGATGGGTGCTGTTAAGATGTTGCCAGGTAGTCAGAATAGTGAACTAAAGCACTTAGTATTAACAAGCTTGGACTACCTTACGAGTTAG
- a CDS encoding McrB family protein: MINLDYLKSILNLENTELRCRRSLDEISPIMKTLFERFIDKIDMNLNDEIYIRSYDTTLSTTYHDARNPTYAEKKKSSDIGRKYFVGLFRKVNDKEQNLITLELNGFSNVILIHNEINFIPFWAWYKNEKIHSVLNSIPDDFKIHTGWKEKEILPKQEFVKYIKDCIKPRRRPWFQIGMSIPLEGQIEEQVLIDGLISAWDKLKSLHGYINEEIELSSITYNALMALAGTRDLKETKLLGRTYSVDLSSIENYKTNGKRQSFHIYDADQMLTKGFIYYFEFHEKFSPFQTIMVQIEGHNHIFTNAREILGEGVKQWQISKSFTTQSLDNHQVMTQSMKLLNEHGIEAGGNVYRVGSFNNETHSFVEGNEQVKKNFIDAALLFAHASQKLELPSEENDEGGNFEDFPSDVVESLESNFQFEAIVQTISNSSFTFSKEIIRDLHLNLTALDDKHFVLLSGISGTGKTQLCRLYTNAVYGLEYEDENPYFTIIPVRPDWTDASALFGYYSSFEKRYVRTEFLNVILNALKEREKPHFILLDEMNLARVEYYLSDYLSAVESRKEIPLHQDDHIEEIPKKLLIPPNVYLLGTINVDETTHSISDKVLDRAFVMTLSDVDFDSYWNRADQDIKEVLGREFAMLKELHQMLLTYELHFGYRTMGEMMRKLFVNHQLSEEHQMEPLKALDRVISEKVLTKVRGDERIAEMLRKMEVWLKENLEADSISLKHVKRMQEELEYYGATQFWR, encoded by the coding sequence TTGATTAATCTAGATTATCTTAAATCCATCCTTAACTTGGAAAATACAGAACTTCGATGCAGAAGATCCCTGGATGAGATTTCTCCTATTATGAAAACTTTGTTCGAACGCTTTATCGATAAAATTGACATGAATTTAAATGATGAAATTTATATCAGGAGTTATGATACGACGTTATCTACAACTTATCATGATGCAAGAAATCCCACTTATGCTGAAAAGAAGAAGAGTTCGGATATTGGCCGTAAGTATTTTGTTGGTCTTTTCCGGAAAGTGAATGATAAAGAGCAAAATTTAATCACCTTAGAGTTAAATGGATTCAGCAATGTAATCCTTATACATAATGAAATAAATTTCATTCCTTTCTGGGCGTGGTATAAAAATGAGAAGATACACAGTGTTTTAAACTCGATTCCGGATGACTTTAAAATCCATACAGGTTGGAAGGAGAAGGAAATACTTCCGAAGCAGGAGTTTGTTAAATACATAAAAGATTGCATTAAACCAAGAAGGCGTCCCTGGTTTCAAATTGGGATGAGTATTCCTTTGGAAGGGCAGATTGAGGAACAGGTTTTAATTGATGGTCTGATTAGTGCTTGGGATAAATTAAAGTCTTTGCACGGTTACATAAATGAGGAAATTGAGCTTTCTTCTATCACCTATAATGCTTTGATGGCTCTGGCTGGGACAAGGGATTTAAAAGAGACTAAACTATTGGGCAGAACATACTCTGTTGATCTCTCTTCTATAGAAAATTACAAAACAAATGGAAAGCGCCAGTCTTTCCATATCTATGATGCAGATCAAATGTTGACTAAGGGCTTCATTTATTATTTTGAATTCCATGAAAAGTTCTCTCCTTTCCAGACCATCATGGTTCAAATTGAAGGGCATAATCACATATTCACGAATGCACGGGAAATTTTGGGTGAAGGTGTTAAGCAATGGCAGATATCTAAATCCTTTACTACGCAAAGCCTTGATAATCATCAGGTGATGACTCAGTCAATGAAGTTGTTGAATGAACATGGGATTGAAGCTGGGGGAAATGTCTACAGAGTAGGAAGTTTCAATAATGAAACTCATAGCTTTGTAGAAGGGAACGAGCAAGTTAAGAAGAATTTCATCGATGCAGCATTATTGTTTGCACATGCCAGCCAAAAGTTGGAACTGCCTTCGGAAGAAAATGATGAGGGAGGAAATTTTGAAGATTTCCCATCTGATGTAGTTGAATCTTTAGAGTCGAATTTTCAGTTTGAGGCCATCGTTCAAACAATCTCAAATAGTAGTTTTACTTTTTCTAAAGAAATCATCCGTGACCTTCATTTGAATTTAACTGCCCTTGATGATAAGCATTTTGTTCTTTTAAGCGGCATTTCTGGAACCGGTAAAACTCAATTATGCCGACTGTATACTAATGCTGTCTATGGTCTGGAGTATGAGGATGAAAATCCGTACTTCACGATTATTCCGGTAAGACCTGATTGGACTGATGCCAGTGCTCTATTTGGATACTATAGTTCTTTTGAGAAGCGATATGTAAGAACAGAGTTTCTTAATGTTATCCTAAATGCTTTGAAGGAGCGGGAGAAACCCCATTTTATTTTACTTGATGAAATGAATCTTGCTCGAGTTGAATACTATTTAAGTGATTATCTTAGCGCGGTTGAGTCTAGAAAAGAAATACCATTGCATCAAGATGACCATATAGAAGAAATCCCTAAAAAGCTATTAATTCCGCCAAATGTTTATCTGCTAGGCACGATTAATGTCGATGAAACCACTCATTCAATTTCTGATAAGGTGCTTGATCGTGCATTTGTCATGACCTTGTCTGATGTTGACTTTGATTCATACTGGAATCGAGCGGACCAGGATATCAAGGAAGTGCTCGGTCGAGAGTTTGCCATGCTAAAGGAATTGCATCAGATGTTATTAACGTATGAACTTCATTTTGGTTATCGAACAATGGGAGAAATGATGCGCAAACTATTTGTTAATCATCAGTTGTCTGAGGAACATCAAATGGAGCCTTTAAAAGCTTTGGATCGTGTTATTTCTGAAAAGGTTTTAACGAAGGTTCGTGGTGATGAAAGGATTGCTGAAATGTTAAGAAAGATGGAAGTTTGGCTTAAGGAAAACCTTGAGGCTGATTCCATCTCTCTAAAACATGTCAAAAGGATGCAAGAGGAGTTGGAGTATTATGGAGCCACTCAGTTCTGGAGATAA
- a CDS encoding SDR family oxidoreductase translates to MTNLKGKRAIVTGASRSKGIGAAICRSLANAGADVFFTHWSPFDEMSGNGVDQDFPTMLCEELRTIGVNAAHMEVDLSGSDSSSLIMDMVEETLGTPCILVNNATFESPANFRALNREILDMHYKVNNSGTLMLSMEFAKRYEKSFPEGKNGRIINMVSKGPDPNNLAYIATKGMMIAITEPLSVGLAPIGITVNSVDPGPTDSGWINDELREQLLPLFPSGRIGVPEDAARLITFLASDDSGWITGQTIKSEGGFLGK, encoded by the coding sequence ATGACCAATTTAAAAGGAAAACGTGCAATCGTAACAGGCGCAAGTCGTTCAAAGGGAATAGGGGCTGCGATTTGCCGCTCGCTTGCGAACGCTGGGGCAGATGTATTTTTTACACATTGGTCTCCGTTTGATGAGATGAGTGGTAATGGGGTGGACCAGGATTTCCCTACTATGTTATGTGAGGAGTTAAGAACTATTGGAGTGAATGCTGCTCACATGGAGGTAGACTTGAGTGGAAGTGATTCATCCAGTCTTATTATGGACATGGTTGAAGAAACATTGGGGACACCTTGTATATTAGTGAACAATGCTACGTTTGAATCGCCAGCGAATTTTCGGGCTTTGAATAGAGAGATTCTGGACATGCACTACAAAGTGAATAACAGTGGGACACTCATGCTGTCTATGGAATTTGCGAAAAGGTATGAAAAGTCATTTCCAGAAGGGAAGAATGGGCGAATCATCAATATGGTTTCTAAAGGTCCAGATCCTAACAATTTGGCCTATATAGCCACTAAAGGTATGATGATTGCCATCACCGAACCTTTATCAGTTGGATTGGCGCCCATCGGTATCACCGTGAATTCCGTCGATCCTGGTCCGACTGATTCTGGTTGGATCAATGATGAATTGAGAGAACAGCTGCTGCCATTATTTCCATCTGGTCGAATTGGTGTGCCTGAAGACGCTGCACGGTTAATCACGTTCTTAGCCAGCGATGATTCTGGCTGGATTACCGGGCAAACGATAAAGTCTGAGGGTGGATTTTTGGGTAAGTAA
- a CDS encoding phytoene desaturase family protein: MILTKKKKVAVIGAGPGGLAVSMLLSAQGYEVNVYEKQPVIGGRTSKLTLGDYTFDLGPTFFMMPSILEELFQMSGRRLQDYLELQEMDPLYTLKFGDLTFSPSRDKEKMKAEMEEKFPGSFSGYEKFMKVEGEKFDRVTPLLQQPFTKLTDFMTRNMVKALPKLNALDTVYNRLSTYFKDERLKWAFSFQAKYLGMSPWECPGTFTILSYLEHRHGLFHPIGGVNQLCKAMAAVIEENGGKIHTETGVERVLVERGKAVGVRLENGETVTSDDVIINADFGHAVTNLFDQSDLKKYKKENLEKKKLSCSTFMLYLGVNKPINLPHHMVIFADDYKKNVEEMTKTMKLSDNPSIYVHNPSKIDPTLAPKGKSSLYVLMPVPNLTAEIDWNVEKERIREQMLTILEQEPGLENLRSHIEVEKVISPLEWQNDVYVYKGATFNLAHSLDQMMYFRPHNQFEDVDHCFLVGGGTHPGSGLPTIFESARISANLVNKQYGKKEVYFTQDDGLLKEEMPLWK; the protein is encoded by the coding sequence ATGATATTGACTAAGAAGAAAAAGGTCGCAGTGATTGGTGCAGGTCCGGGTGGGTTAGCTGTTTCTATGCTACTTTCTGCACAAGGCTATGAGGTGAATGTGTATGAAAAGCAGCCAGTCATCGGTGGCAGGACGTCAAAACTCACGCTAGGTGATTACACCTTTGATTTAGGTCCTACATTCTTTATGATGCCTTCCATCCTTGAGGAATTGTTTCAGATGAGTGGACGTCGCTTGCAGGATTATCTGGAACTGCAAGAAATGGATCCTTTATATACATTGAAATTTGGAGACTTGACCTTTTCTCCTTCTAGAGACAAGGAAAAGATGAAAGCAGAAATGGAAGAAAAGTTTCCAGGCAGCTTCTCTGGTTATGAGAAATTCATGAAGGTTGAAGGGGAGAAGTTTGACCGCGTCACCCCATTACTTCAGCAGCCCTTTACGAAACTGACGGATTTTATGACAAGAAACATGGTTAAAGCGTTACCTAAATTAAATGCGCTTGATACAGTGTATAACCGTTTGTCTACATATTTTAAAGACGAACGTCTTAAATGGGCCTTTTCATTCCAGGCCAAATATTTGGGAATGTCCCCGTGGGAATGTCCAGGCACCTTTACGATCCTTTCTTATCTTGAGCATCGGCACGGACTTTTCCACCCGATTGGTGGAGTCAATCAGCTGTGTAAGGCAATGGCTGCGGTGATCGAAGAAAATGGAGGGAAAATCCATACAGAAACCGGTGTAGAAAGAGTGCTGGTTGAAAGAGGAAAAGCGGTGGGAGTCAGGTTAGAAAATGGAGAGACCGTGACTAGCGATGACGTGATCATCAATGCCGATTTCGGTCATGCAGTGACGAACCTTTTTGATCAATCAGATCTGAAGAAATATAAAAAGGAAAATCTAGAAAAAAAGAAGCTTTCTTGTTCAACATTTATGCTGTACCTGGGTGTGAACAAACCAATAAATCTTCCGCATCATATGGTTATTTTTGCCGATGATTATAAGAAAAATGTGGAAGAAATGACGAAGACAATGAAATTATCGGATAATCCGTCGATTTATGTTCATAATCCATCTAAAATTGATCCAACCTTGGCTCCAAAAGGGAAATCCTCTCTTTACGTATTAATGCCCGTTCCGAATTTAACGGCTGAAATTGATTGGAACGTTGAAAAAGAGAGGATAAGGGAGCAAATGCTAACCATCTTGGAGCAAGAGCCAGGGTTAGAAAACCTTCGTTCACATATTGAAGTTGAAAAAGTAATCTCTCCTCTTGAATGGCAAAACGATGTGTATGTATACAAGGGAGCGACGTTTAATTTGGCCCACAGTCTCGATCAAATGATGTACTTCCGACCCCATAATCAATTTGAAGATGTAGATCACTGTTTTTTAGTTGGAGGAGGGACCCACCCAGGCAGCGGCCTTCCGACCATTTTTGAATCAGCTCGAATTAGCGCAAACCTGGTAAACAAGCAATATGGAAAGAAAGAAGTCTACTTCACACAAGATGATGGGCTGCTAAAAGAGGAGATGCCATTATGGAAATAG
- a CDS encoding DUF2268 domain-containing putative Zn-dependent protease (predicted Zn-dependent protease with a strongly conserved HExxH motif), producing MDKVEVLNLVSKFLTFYKMANKPDIDNENRWALWKEHYNFAAVPPGDVGKEMARNLLDTAWEVYPEYLTFIESWKPNEVKVREYLTKVKTLLGYNEPIDLVIVYFVGGFENNPFVAPYDQKRMALCLPVENGDSDIFLAHELTHIVHTQTANLTGEWERTIASTILQEGLATQVSKSLVPGHPDEQYIEREKGWLQSCKENRAEIISGILPFLDDASSEAVTRFTFGNGTANHEREAYYAGWELVNFVLAQGVSFKEMASVQEKDIPAYLRDIFPEILK from the coding sequence TTGGATAAAGTTGAAGTATTAAATCTAGTGTCCAAGTTCCTGACTTTTTATAAAATGGCAAATAAGCCTGATATTGATAATGAAAATAGATGGGCTCTTTGGAAGGAGCATTATAACTTTGCGGCGGTGCCTCCTGGAGACGTGGGAAAAGAGATGGCGAGAAATTTGCTGGACACTGCCTGGGAAGTTTATCCTGAATATTTAACTTTTATTGAGTCATGGAAACCAAATGAGGTAAAAGTAAGGGAGTACCTGACAAAAGTGAAAACATTGCTTGGTTATAATGAGCCAATTGATTTAGTAATTGTTTATTTCGTTGGGGGATTTGAAAATAATCCTTTTGTTGCTCCCTATGACCAAAAGCGTATGGCGCTTTGTCTACCGGTTGAGAACGGGGATTCTGATATTTTCCTTGCACATGAACTGACACATATAGTGCATACACAAACTGCTAATCTTACAGGTGAGTGGGAACGAACAATAGCATCTACTATTTTGCAGGAAGGGTTAGCGACTCAGGTAAGTAAATCTTTAGTTCCAGGGCATCCAGATGAACAATATATTGAGCGTGAAAAAGGTTGGCTGCAATCATGTAAAGAAAACAGAGCAGAAATCATTTCTGGGATACTCCCCTTTTTAGATGATGCTTCATCAGAAGCCGTAACAAGGTTTACCTTCGGAAATGGAACGGCGAACCACGAGAGAGAAGCATACTATGCGGGTTGGGAGTTGGTCAATTTCGTTTTAGCACAAGGAGTCTCTTTTAAGGAAATGGCCAGTGTTCAAGAAAAGGATATTCCTGCTTATTTGCGTGATATTTTTCCGGAAATATTGAAGTAG
- a CDS encoding phytoene desaturase family protein — MEIGIVGAGVGGLVTALLLAKQGNSVTIFEKEANLGGRLTSQGNERYRIDQGPTIVLLPNLLKEILQEAGIPEEELELIPCDPLYDIHFNDGTTYTKYRDLPTQLVEIERLFPGESDQFLRYLSDMSRVYRLGMKAFLSRSFKRKRDFLTFENMKLLVDSKAYKDLKSFNASYFSHSKLQDAYSLQSLYIGGSPLEVPGLYGLVSYSEHAFGIWYLKGGYYSLIPVLERACQRMGIKIHVEAKVETLEIEQNVCKGLVANNEDYRFDAVVFNGDFPNLYPMINTRERKKSYKPSSGCVLVYLGVEKRFQAMKAHQFYLPEHFEKNMNQVFKTKQLPDDPSFYIFNPVALDDKAAPPGESVLYMLIPVPSGDDIDWETEAPALVEKVLAKAEKKHLDGLRESIRWMEIRTPKDAINDGLFQGGSFGIAPTLFQSGGFRPQVSPYNIERLYSVGASVHPGGGVPIVLQGARILSELIKKELVT, encoded by the coding sequence ATGGAAATAGGAATTGTAGGAGCAGGAGTGGGTGGACTTGTAACGGCACTTTTGCTTGCTAAACAAGGAAACTCTGTCACCATCTTTGAAAAGGAAGCTAACTTAGGAGGTAGACTAACGTCTCAAGGAAATGAAAGGTATCGCATCGATCAAGGGCCAACCATTGTCCTTTTGCCAAATTTATTGAAGGAAATCCTTCAGGAGGCTGGGATACCAGAAGAAGAATTGGAGCTCATTCCGTGTGACCCCCTTTACGATATTCATTTTAATGACGGAACGACTTATACCAAGTATAGGGATCTGCCTACCCAGCTGGTCGAAATAGAGCGACTGTTCCCAGGGGAGTCTGATCAATTCCTTCGTTATCTCTCTGACATGTCTCGTGTCTATCGACTAGGAATGAAAGCCTTTCTAAGCAGGTCCTTTAAAAGAAAACGAGATTTTCTTACCTTTGAGAATATGAAGCTATTAGTCGATTCAAAGGCTTATAAAGATTTGAAAAGCTTCAATGCTTCCTACTTTTCACATTCAAAGCTTCAAGACGCATATTCCTTACAATCTCTATACATTGGCGGTTCTCCGTTAGAGGTACCAGGACTTTACGGGTTAGTCTCCTATAGTGAGCATGCTTTTGGAATCTGGTATTTAAAGGGCGGTTATTACAGTCTAATACCCGTGTTAGAGAGAGCTTGTCAACGAATGGGCATCAAGATTCATGTCGAAGCAAAGGTTGAAACCCTTGAAATTGAACAGAATGTGTGTAAAGGGCTTGTTGCGAACAATGAGGATTACCGATTTGACGCAGTCGTTTTCAATGGTGATTTCCCCAACTTGTATCCAATGATCAATACGCGTGAACGGAAGAAAAGCTATAAGCCTTCATCAGGTTGTGTTCTCGTTTATCTAGGAGTGGAGAAACGGTTTCAGGCGATGAAAGCTCATCAATTTTACTTGCCTGAGCACTTTGAAAAGAATATGAATCAAGTATTTAAAACAAAACAGCTGCCTGATGATCCTTCCTTTTATATCTTTAATCCTGTAGCCTTAGATGACAAGGCAGCACCTCCAGGAGAAAGTGTCCTTTACATGCTCATTCCGGTACCCTCTGGCGATGACATTGATTGGGAAACAGAAGCACCTGCTCTTGTTGAAAAGGTATTGGCAAAGGCGGAAAAGAAACATCTCGACGGGTTAAGAGAATCAATCAGGTGGATGGAGATCCGTACGCCAAAGGATGCGATAAACGATGGTCTATTTCAAGGCGGAAGCTTTGGAATTGCGCCGACTCTATTTCAGTCAGGTGGATTCAGACCCCAAGTATCTCCATACAACATTGAACGACTGTATAGTGTGGGAGCCTCTGTTCACCCAGGAGGCGGGGTTCCAATTGTGCTGCAAGGAGCACGTATTTTAAGCGAATTAATTAAAAAGGAGCTGGTAACATGA
- a CDS encoding PDDEXK-like family protein: protein MSFSIESIAQLDHSKEFAQLDQKFHQFNPLKVLRVDQFEIRHSNVLAWLLDPSENHQLGNFFIKKVISRLVTRQENEDKLAEIDLLTYMHASFSDIEVYREVKTHTNRYIDIVVVVPAQKMVLVIENKFHASEALGQLDDYLEYAKRVYKDFKVIPIFLTLRSDAPTHPEYWVLDYNDLMDIILLHIELNREIMSESIFEFLIHYTAILKEELVQDEEAIQLALDVYQTNKAAVDFLYLSQHDEFRKQPRYRDIYYWIDGLSLVQQNALKRIYAKKKQTIDYIFKIGSSVLHEAFLSFVQIEDLPLEVYKAHAQVPNFILPEWQDYTETIGEPEQGYWRGHGLIIWFERTWNERLKISIEVGPVPYENRLKLLNALEFQGISIRPTAKLEGKKYTKIYTETLSIIDWANKQEVVTGMETLYHDEGLKNTLRKIAKAVEMIENKLEQEVLEERKISERTSEQFPQNPFVKFAQIQRIDSSLYRVGNKNASFLMSEFRELEKTFGVTREKWWWHDSTFTYWFERLRDDRLKLTLELGPLQVDQRLKLINQFEKSGIAFSDQSKLPTSRYTRLFSKSVFIEDWNDEEELYRKMVRLFEEDKNQELIGIIKSM from the coding sequence ATGTCTTTTTCGATAGAAAGCATTGCACAATTGGATCACTCGAAGGAGTTTGCCCAGCTTGACCAAAAGTTCCATCAGTTTAATCCATTAAAGGTTTTACGTGTCGATCAATTTGAAATTAGGCACTCAAATGTTCTTGCTTGGTTATTAGACCCGAGCGAGAATCATCAGTTAGGAAACTTTTTTATTAAGAAAGTAATCTCTCGTTTGGTGACAAGGCAGGAAAATGAAGATAAATTAGCTGAAATCGACCTTCTAACATATATGCATGCTTCTTTCTCGGATATTGAAGTTTATCGCGAGGTAAAGACACATACCAATCGATATATTGATATTGTTGTTGTAGTTCCCGCTCAAAAGATGGTTCTGGTTATTGAAAATAAATTTCATGCTTCAGAAGCTCTGGGACAGCTTGATGATTATCTAGAATATGCAAAAAGAGTTTATAAGGATTTTAAGGTTATTCCGATTTTCTTAACCCTTAGGAGCGATGCACCGACTCATCCTGAATACTGGGTACTCGACTATAATGACCTAATGGATATCATTCTTTTACATATTGAGTTAAATCGTGAAATTATGTCAGAAAGTATTTTCGAGTTCTTGATACATTATACTGCAATTCTGAAAGAAGAACTTGTACAAGATGAGGAAGCGATTCAACTTGCACTAGATGTATATCAAACAAATAAGGCTGCAGTGGACTTTCTATATCTAAGTCAACATGATGAGTTCCGGAAACAACCAAGATATCGTGATATTTATTATTGGATTGACGGGTTGTCATTAGTACAACAAAATGCCTTAAAGAGGATCTATGCTAAAAAAAAGCAAACGATAGACTATATCTTTAAAATTGGAAGTAGTGTCCTTCATGAAGCATTTTTATCATTTGTTCAGATCGAGGATCTCCCTTTAGAGGTTTATAAAGCACATGCTCAGGTTCCAAATTTTATTTTGCCTGAATGGCAAGATTATACCGAGACCATAGGTGAACCGGAACAGGGATACTGGAGAGGTCACGGCTTAATCATTTGGTTCGAGAGGACATGGAATGAAAGATTGAAAATTTCCATCGAGGTTGGTCCTGTCCCTTATGAGAACCGTTTAAAGCTGCTTAATGCACTGGAATTTCAAGGTATTTCTATTCGTCCTACTGCCAAATTAGAGGGCAAAAAATACACCAAAATATATACTGAGACTTTAAGTATAATTGATTGGGCAAACAAGCAAGAAGTTGTTACTGGCATGGAAACTTTATATCATGATGAGGGTCTTAAGAATACTCTCAGGAAAATCGCAAAAGCGGTAGAGATGATTGAAAACAAGCTGGAACAAGAGGTACTAGAAGAGCGGAAGATTAGCGAGAGAACATCTGAACAATTCCCTCAAAATCCTTTCGTGAAATTTGCTCAAATTCAGAGAATTGATTCGTCACTTTATCGAGTCGGCAACAAGAATGCCTCTTTTTTAATGAGCGAGTTCAGAGAATTAGAGAAAACATTCGGGGTTACTCGAGAAAAATGGTGGTGGCATGACAGTACTTTTACCTACTGGTTTGAGCGATTAAGAGATGATCGATTAAAATTGACTCTGGAATTAGGTCCACTTCAAGTTGATCAAAGACTCAAACTGATTAATCAGTTTGAAAAATCTGGAATTGCTTTTTCTGATCAATCAAAATTGCCAACTTCTAGATATACTCGATTGTTCTCGAAATCAGTGTTTATAGAGGATTGGAACGATGAGGAAGAGTTGTACCGAAAGATGGTTAGGTTGTTTGAAGAAGATAAAAATCAGGAACTCATAGGAATAATTAAATCTATGTAA